The proteins below are encoded in one region of Amycolatopsis magusensis:
- a CDS encoding TetR/AcrR family transcriptional regulator, whose translation MARPREFDERAAIDSAMHAFWRGGYEGTSTQQLCEATGLGRSSIYNTFSSKHALFVRALQHYCDTMTQHQIDFLESPGSPREKLRTLLLDTIEDEFTSDHRGCLAVNTLAELGDKDPEVGAQLAKDAERYVAAIHAVVLAGQREDELDSDHDALVVARFLHSQIAALRLSARSGTDRPTLERIAELALSTL comes from the coding sequence ATGGCCCGCCCCCGTGAATTCGACGAGCGAGCCGCCATCGACTCCGCGATGCACGCGTTCTGGCGAGGCGGCTACGAAGGCACGTCGACCCAGCAGCTCTGCGAAGCCACCGGACTCGGGCGCAGCAGCATCTACAACACCTTCAGCAGCAAGCACGCGTTGTTCGTCCGCGCGCTGCAGCACTACTGCGACACCATGACCCAGCACCAGATCGACTTCCTCGAAAGCCCGGGGTCGCCGCGCGAGAAGCTGCGCACCCTGCTGCTGGACACCATCGAGGACGAGTTCACCAGCGACCACCGCGGCTGCCTCGCGGTGAACACGCTCGCCGAACTCGGCGACAAGGACCCGGAGGTCGGCGCCCAGCTGGCGAAGGACGCTGAGCGCTACGTGGCCGCGATACACGCTGTGGTGCTCGCCGGGCAGCGCGAAGACGAGCTCGACAGCGACCACGACGCGCTGGTGGTGGCCCGGTTCCTGCACAGCCAGATCGCCGCGCTGCGGCTGAGCGCACGCAGCGGCACCGACCGCCCCACGCTCGAACGCATCGCGGAACTCGCCCTCAGCACGCTCTGA
- a CDS encoding ferrochelatase — MGYDALLWLSFGGPEGPDEVMPFLENVTRGRGVPRERLEEVAEHYQHFGGVSPINRLNRDAIAAVEKELAAQGLGLPIYFGNRNWQPMVEDTLARMKADGVRNALVFPTSAYGGYSACRQYDEDIERARSAVGEDAPELTKLRQFFDHPLFIGAFADALRTARAELDDPAGARIVFVAHSVPVSADKAAGPPEEGGHRYSRQIAEAARLVAAEAGVGTYDVVWQSRSGPPQVPWLEPDIVDHIDALHAEGVRSVVVCPVGFVSDHLEVIWDLDNEAAERAQELGMGFARAATPGTDPRFAELVVELIREQVSGAPARKLSDFPVAGCTVNGAPCAIACCEPARRRPVS, encoded by the coding sequence GTGGGTTACGACGCGTTGCTCTGGTTGTCGTTCGGTGGTCCCGAGGGCCCGGACGAGGTCATGCCGTTCCTGGAGAACGTGACGCGCGGGCGGGGTGTGCCGCGCGAGCGCCTCGAAGAGGTCGCCGAGCACTACCAGCACTTCGGCGGCGTCTCGCCGATCAACCGGCTCAACCGCGACGCGATCGCGGCGGTGGAGAAGGAGCTCGCGGCACAGGGGCTCGGCCTGCCGATCTACTTCGGCAACCGCAACTGGCAGCCCATGGTCGAGGACACGCTGGCCCGGATGAAGGCCGACGGCGTGCGCAACGCGCTGGTCTTCCCGACGAGCGCCTACGGTGGCTACTCCGCCTGCCGTCAGTACGACGAGGACATCGAACGCGCGCGGTCGGCGGTCGGCGAGGACGCGCCGGAACTGACCAAGCTGCGCCAGTTCTTCGACCACCCGTTGTTCATCGGTGCCTTCGCCGACGCCCTGCGCACGGCCCGCGCCGAACTGGACGACCCGGCGGGCGCCCGGATCGTGTTCGTGGCGCACTCGGTGCCGGTCAGCGCGGACAAGGCAGCCGGGCCACCCGAAGAAGGCGGGCACCGGTATTCGCGTCAGATCGCCGAAGCGGCGCGGTTGGTGGCAGCCGAGGCCGGGGTCGGGACCTACGACGTGGTGTGGCAGTCGCGTTCCGGGCCGCCGCAGGTGCCGTGGCTCGAACCGGACATCGTCGACCACATCGACGCGCTGCACGCCGAGGGTGTGCGCTCGGTGGTCGTCTGCCCGGTCGGTTTCGTCTCCGACCACCTCGAGGTCATCTGGGACCTGGACAACGAAGCCGCCGAACGCGCGCAGGAACTCGGCATGGGCTTCGCCCGCGCGGCGACGCCCGGCACCGATCCCCGCTTCGCCGAGCTGGTCGTGGAACTGATCCGTGAGCAGGTTTCCGGTGCTCCCGCGCGGAAGTTGTCGGACTTCCCGGTGGCGGGCTGCACGGTCAACGGCGCGCCCTGTGCGATCGCCTGCTGCGAACCGGCTCGCCGGCGTCCGGTGAGCTGA
- a CDS encoding RNA polymerase sigma factor encodes MDAVDRDGWPRETLVAAAQGGDPGAIAALVSGSHPHVQRFARSLCASPEDAEDSAQEALIILYRKIGTLRASGALASWMFRIVRNECLRRARRAWRGDDLAHSGAVVSAEDDVLQRLEAQRVAAAIAELPADQRRVLIMRDIQGYPGRAVADALGLSTPAMKSRLHRARAAVRQLLLDAR; translated from the coding sequence GTGGACGCCGTGGACCGGGATGGGTGGCCCCGGGAGACCTTGGTCGCCGCCGCGCAGGGCGGGGATCCCGGTGCCATCGCCGCCCTGGTTTCGGGTTCACACCCGCACGTGCAGCGCTTCGCGCGCTCGCTGTGCGCGTCGCCGGAGGACGCGGAGGACTCGGCGCAGGAAGCGCTGATCATCCTGTACCGCAAGATCGGCACCCTGCGGGCATCCGGCGCACTGGCGTCGTGGATGTTCCGGATCGTGCGCAACGAATGCCTTCGCCGGGCCCGCCGGGCTTGGCGCGGCGACGATCTGGCGCATTCCGGCGCGGTGGTGTCCGCGGAGGACGACGTGCTGCAACGGCTGGAGGCACAACGGGTGGCCGCGGCGATCGCCGAACTGCCCGCCGACCAGCGTCGCGTCCTGATCATGCGTGACATCCAGGGCTATCCCGGCCGCGCGGTCGCCGACGCGCTCGGCCTCAGCACGCCCGCGATGAAGTCCCGGCTGCACCGGGCCAGGGCCGCGGTCCGCCAGCTGCTGCTGGACGCCCGGTAA
- a CDS encoding peroxiredoxin family protein — translation MLEIGTTVPDLALEDTEGHAVRLADYRGKDNVLLYFMRSTTCPVCNNHVKDLAQLTATDVRVLVAVPEGRTRAAAWLAKRKLPFQVVTGRHGSPHEAVGLPRKVFGALQQSGSLLIDRDGSIRHAHAATMPTHSYDKKGITEAIRALSAQAPGGTTR, via the coding sequence ATGCTCGAAATCGGTACCACCGTCCCCGACCTCGCACTGGAAGACACCGAAGGGCACGCCGTCCGGCTCGCGGACTACCGCGGCAAGGACAACGTGCTGCTGTACTTCATGCGCTCGACCACGTGTCCCGTGTGCAACAACCACGTCAAGGACCTCGCCCAGCTGACGGCCACCGACGTGCGTGTCCTGGTCGCCGTCCCGGAAGGCCGGACCCGGGCCGCGGCCTGGCTGGCGAAGCGGAAGCTGCCGTTCCAGGTGGTCACCGGCCGCCACGGCTCACCGCACGAAGCGGTCGGGTTGCCGCGCAAGGTGTTCGGCGCGCTGCAGCAGTCCGGCAGCCTGCTGATCGACCGGGACGGGAGCATCCGGCACGCCCACGCGGCGACCATGCCCACCCACAGCTACGACAAGAAGGGGATCACCGAAGCGATCCGCGCCCTCTCGGCTCAGGCGCCCGGTGGGACGACGCGGTAG
- a CDS encoding metallophosphoesterase, with amino-acid sequence MIVLAHVSDLHLDGGPRSLDRAARVFAHLDGLPGELDAVLVTGDLADHGLAEEYEQVAKLFAGPRKPLHCPGNHDVRGPYREVLLGEQASDEPINQVHRVGGAVFALCDSSIPGRADGHLDDGTLAWLESVLDGAGDDPVFVCFHHPPVVLHIPYIDDIRQSGTDRLAALLGRYPNVVAVLCGHAHTGAASTFAGLPLLVVPGVVSTVNLPWESHETTDLDAPPSIAFHLLDDDRRLTTHYRVVPPGA; translated from the coding sequence GTGATCGTGCTGGCGCACGTGAGCGACCTGCACCTCGACGGCGGGCCGCGCAGCCTGGACCGGGCGGCCCGCGTGTTCGCCCACCTCGACGGGCTGCCGGGCGAGCTCGACGCGGTGCTGGTGACCGGCGACCTGGCCGATCACGGCCTGGCCGAGGAGTACGAGCAGGTCGCCAAGCTCTTCGCCGGTCCGCGGAAGCCGCTGCACTGCCCCGGCAACCACGACGTCCGCGGGCCGTACCGCGAGGTGTTGCTCGGTGAGCAGGCCTCCGACGAGCCGATCAACCAGGTGCACCGCGTCGGCGGCGCCGTGTTCGCCCTGTGCGACTCCAGCATCCCCGGCCGCGCCGACGGCCACCTCGACGACGGAACGCTCGCCTGGCTCGAATCGGTCCTCGACGGCGCCGGGGACGATCCGGTGTTCGTGTGCTTCCACCACCCGCCGGTCGTGCTGCACATCCCGTACATCGACGACATCAGGCAGTCGGGCACGGACCGGCTGGCCGCGCTGCTCGGCCGGTACCCCAACGTGGTCGCGGTGCTGTGTGGCCACGCGCACACGGGAGCGGCGAGCACCTTCGCCGGCCTGCCGCTGCTCGTCGTGCCGGGGGTCGTGTCGACGGTCAACCTGCCGTGGGAAAGCCACGAGACCACCGACCTCGACGCGCCGCCGTCGATCGCCTTCCACCTCCTGGACGACGACCGGCGGCTGACCACGCACTACCGCGTCGTCCCACCGGGCGCCTGA